In Meleagris gallopavo isolate NT-WF06-2002-E0010 breed Aviagen turkey brand Nicholas breeding stock chromosome 6, Turkey_5.1, whole genome shotgun sequence, the genomic stretch ATTGAACAAAGTGAATAAGCTATACACTTGCCAGCAGAGATAGTTCTTCTGGGAGAGGGATGAGCACACAGATGTTGGTAGGTGCTATTCACTTAGAACGCTCTGAGCACTAATGAAAATCTGAGTGACCTGTTAAAATTACTGTATTGACTTCAGGGATTGGATGAACAGCAGATGTTTCTGCTGTTCCCTCCCACCTCTCTCCTGGCAATTCCTTTGAACTACTGGCTTTGGCAGTGCAGAGAACTGAGATGGCAGAGCACTGGGTGTTAATTCAAAAGTCCTCGCTAAAGTCCCAGTTATCCTAAAGCAATGACCAGAGAACCTGCTGGGATCAGAGATGTGAAGTGCTGAGATCACCTTAGGTCACCTGTGACCACCAGAATGGAGGCCCAGGGAAGAACATGGTGAGTTGGGTGAGGAGAGGCCTTAAGGTGTCTTGAATGGTGAAGGGGACCATGATACTGATTGTTATGGGGttgatttatttaaaaggtAATTTTGGAAAGTGATGACAGTACGTAaaagatcatggaatcacagaatcattaagattgcaaaagaccactaagatcaacaagtccaaccccagcccaccccaccatgcccattgaccacgtcccccagtgccacatctccatgattcttgaacacctccagggatggtgactccacctccctgagcagcctgtgccactgcataACCACCTTTTTGGATAATAAGCTTTTCCTAGTATCCAAACTGAACCTCTGGGGAACATTTTCACTAATAATCTGTACATGCAGCCGTTCTGCACTAAATTGTTAGTATTGGGATTTTTTCAGACGTATTTTCAGCAGAAAGTGCTGATGtgcaaaaaaccccaccaaactACTTCATGGGACTGAGCCAGTCTTGAAAATCATTTtagggaaaagcagaaggaacCTCAGGCCCACACACTCTTGGTTAGGTTATAGTTCCCAAAAGGTAAGTGTTTCAGTTGGTACCTACAGCTGTGGAAAAGCCATGGCAAAGTCACTGTTTGAAATGCACATTTGAATATAAAAAAAGTGAGATGACTCTGGGTGAGAATTTAAGAGGCAGAAGCACAATGGGACAGCCAAAACCACCCGGTCCATCCACCATTTGGCCTGGAGACACCAGTGACAGAGATGTGAGCCCTTATCCTATGGAACACAGCCACCGTGCCACTGCATGGCCGAGGTGATACCTCTCTTCCATCTTACACAAAAAGCTCTGTATACTCTGGGCTTTGTCTCACTGAGGAATGGGGAACTGTTAGAATTCATAAAAAGTTTTAATGGGACTCAGAATCCTTTTCCTGCCTAGCTCTGATTTTCAGCACTTTACAATAAGCACATGTGACTAGAGAAGGAGGGGAAAATTGAAAATCCTGATTTTCCCATAACACTGTAGCTGTCAGGCAATTTTTCACCACCGTGTATGCCACTATGACACAATTCCTAAGCTGAAAGGGGCCCAACAGAGTGAACAATATCCCAGTTGGGAAGATAAAGAACTGCAGAATATAACCCAGAGAGATATAAATTGTAGTAATCTGTTTGTTCTCTTGCCCAAGGGGTCCTTGTAGTAAACAGGGAGTGCTGGGAAGCGGGTAAATTCTGACACATCATTCCTCATTGTTCCCAAGGGATGGTGAGCAATCCAAGTGCTGGCAAGTCAGACAGGCAGTAAATGTTTCCTAGAATACAAACAGTGGGAGCCAGTACATAAAGGCTGCAAAATCGCTGTCAAAATGTAGtcagctgaaaaaaagcaagagcaaCAACCAAGCCGTGGCCTTGCAGTTATGAATGTAACACCCTGAAGAAGGATAAGGGAGGAATATAATGAGGACCAGTGGGAAAGCAAAAATTGCCTCTTCAAGGATGTGAGGAACTTCTGTAACAGAAGCATATGATGTGACATGCAGAGACAGACAGGAGAGTATTCTAAAGGTTCTGCTATTGAGCTCTGTGTCTGATATAAATCAGAGCTGACTAAGCTTATATCCTGATGATGCTCTGGGATGTCTTCGTGCCTAGATCTCCTCCTTGCTGGTGAGGGTTAATCTTCCTGAATTGCAATTAGGATGTGGGGAAGTAAGACCTGGAATGGAACCGTATTCCAGCCTCAATATCAGCCCCATTACAACCACCCAAGTTGGTGGACTTGCACAGTTTGAAGTCCTGGAAGCTTTTCAGGAAAAGGGTGAGCTGGCAGCCCTGGAGCTGGCCCTGGGACTTCGGGAGCAAGGCACACCATGGTCCCAGGCCTGAGATAACTACAGATGTGCAGACATCACACCTCAGTATCAAACAGCATCCCAAGCCAGCTTTCTAATGGATGTGGAGAGCTCTGAGTCACCCAGACAGCACATTGAGTCAAGTGCAAACAAAAGGCTCAAATTGAGATGGCTTAATTACCTTCAGATTTTTCACTGCATGGAGTAGTCATTGGCCTTGGATGACTTGTGGAGACAGTAGGATGCTGTTGAGGACACTGGCAGCCCTGGACAGCATCTTTCAAATGTGTTAAAAAGCCAGTAGAATCCTATTAACTGGATGGAGATCCACCAGACTATGTGGTTGAAGGAGATGAATCCATATAGAATATGAAAAGATGAACATTAGAAGAAAGAGGCCACCTGGAGATGTGAGTTTATGCCCACATAGCCTAGGCCCATGCTGCTCATATGCTTTGCCGCCCTacttacagaatcatagaattattaaggttggaaaagactactaagatcacCAAGCCCAACTGTCTACCTGCCGCCAATATTGTACTAAGACATGTCCCTCTGCCATATCTCCATGTtgcttgagcacctccagggacggtgaccccaccactttCCTGGGAaggcctgttccagtgcccagcCACTCTTTCtaagaactttttcctaatatccaacttgtATCTCCCCAGCTTTCCCCTTTCCCTGTCCTTTACTCCATCGTTCTGCTTCACTTTCTGAAGCATAGCTCTGGAAGGGCATCTGCCAAGAGCAGCTTGCATCTTGCTTGACTTTTTACTGAGCTTGAGAAGGGGGAACTTTctctccagccctctgcttgACTTTCTGTTTCCCTGTGGCAGTCAGTGGCATCATGATGTTCTGTGACCTTCTGAGGGATGAGCAAAGAAATATCTTCCTGGCTAAATAACGAATCTAAAAATCAATTTGTGGAGAGAGTGGAAAGCAACGAGCATACAAATTAACTAGTGGATGAGTAATGCATTTACATCTCGTGGATCCAGTTAGcttcagagcaggaaaaattTATGACCTACTGAATTTCAAGTATAAGGCTTAAAGAAATTACTGGGAGGAGAATTATTGGGTTGGATACTAGACATCATTCCAGCCTTCATTAATGTTCTCTTGTGTTCTTAAAGTTTCTCCCTAGCAGCACCCGTTTTCAAGGCTGGTAAAAATCAACCACAGTGATCACTTGAAAAACACTTTGTCTCCTCCCTCTCATTTCCtcaaattgcatttttattttgttcaaaaaCCTGATGGTCAGGCAACTTACTTTAAAAGTGAAATTGTGTTAATAGGTATCGTAGTAAGACAAAAGCTAATGATATTCAGATATAATATTAAGGGAAGGATTCTTTTGTGGGTGTGTGTGCATACATTTGGAAAGGCGATTCCACATTTTGGGTGCATTTATGACAATTTACAACACTTTCTCTATAGCTGTGCAGATACATACCCAGGCTGACATCTAGATTGGTCCTCCCTGGTTATTGTGATCATGCTAACGATTCTGTAAATGGTACGAAGCCATGAGATTTCACAGGTGGTTGTCAAAGCCCTAAGACTCATTTTTAACAACCTGAGAAGAGATACTTGTGGACACCAGCTCCATGGATCACTCTGTTTTCTTAACCTCCAGACTACATGAAAATGGCCAAGCCCAGCGGAGGGTTGAATCTCCACCTGTCTTTCTCCCAGAGTTGGTTTCTTCCAGACCTTGCTTTCCTTTGCAGTTGTGGTGTCCCCAGTGCACAGTAAGGGCAGCTGTAGACCACCGTTGTCTAGACTGGAGGACATACTGCAGCTTCCCGTCTCATCCCAGCATGGGACCAGGTGTGGACAAGGTGTACAGCTGGAGTAATGTCTTGGGAGCAATCTTGAGCTCTGCAATATTGCTTCtgattgcttttcatttgtctgCAACAGCAGGGGAAAACATGAAAGggagaataaaaatgttttaaaaacaaagccaaataaAAATAGTCCCAAGTTGCAAAAATTGTATCTGAACTTCCTGAAAGCTTTGAGGCTTTGGGTAGGGTATTGTTAAGCAGCTCCAGTGAAAATGCCATATGTAAATCTCCTACATGAAAGATCATGTTCCCTTGTGATCCTAATAGGGACATGTTACTGGTGATGATCCAAGCAGCTGCACTGGGGTATGCTTATTAAAGAGGGGATTGCTAGATATGCACATCCATGCCTGACTGGTAACTTCAGCTTTCTTCAGTGAAGGGATATTGTTGTGGGAGAATGCAGATTTagaagaaacacaagaaaaagaaccacCAGCTTCAATACAGGTGAAAAAGAGGTAGTGCTGCAAAGGCACTGACAACAATATGTAATACCATATGAGAATGAGCACTTCTTTGGAAATCTCATTTCCATCAAGTTTTAAAGAAGCTGAAAGCCAGATGGTGAAAATCCAAGTGCTTTTTCCTCCTACAAAAGCTGGCAGTGCCAGGATCTTACAGCAAAGGTTGTAGGTCTCTGGAGGTCCCAGACACTGGAAATTTGGGTTTGGGTGCACATTGGTGTTGGGACATCTGGGAAAGATTCCTGTGCCTACCTTGGGAAAATGAAGACTGCTTCTCACCAGGCCAGGATTttcacagaagcatagaatcactgagtctggaaaagaccactaagattatctagtccaactgttaTTTTGCATAGTCCTCTATTGCCCTCTGCTAGCTCAGCACCCTCGTAGGATTGGGATGCTCATTGAGCAAGTATATAGTTCGTATGGGAACTTAGAGTTGTGCAACGCCCTTCTGCAAGAAACAATAACCTCCCACCCTGGAAGAGCCCATGGAAACATGGCAGAGGTCCTCAGGAATGAACTGCAGTGTCCTCTCACTAACACGCTTCAGCCATAACATCACTCCTTCTCACCTTGCTGACAGGGAGAGTTGGTGGGAACCCATCTGTGCTCAGGTGCAGCCTGTGCTGGGGCAGCAAGCACAGATTTCCCTGCAAGGAAACCACCTAATCTCTGTTTCTGGTGTGTTGTAAAGAAGAAGATGCAACATCCATCATTTTCATAAGCAAGACTGCTGCATGGAGTGCATTTGTGTGGCCAGATCCTATATACAGGGTTACAGCTCAGCCAAGGAATTTCTTCCCTGCTGTGTCTCTGGGCATTTACACTGGGAGGTCGTcgcagaaaaaaatgatcttCCCATTTGTTTTCCATCCCTGCTGTGTCTAACACAGTGGCATCAGGGCTGTAGGCAACAGCTCCACATGGTTCCTGTTGCAGATTTCCAGCTTTGCTGTGAACAGCCAGAAAagtcactgcagctgctgcctggcttCCAAAAAGCAGCCCAGCCTGCTTGGGCAAGGTTACACTGTTAACTCCATCACAGTGCTTTGTATTATAACAactactttttttaaaatgtctctgaataaggtaattttttttctgttcttccattTTTCACCCCCTGCATTTAACCTTTGCATCAATCTCCTGCTTCTATCAGTAAGCAGCAACGTTACTCTAGCACAGGAGGGACTCTCAAGGGCACACCGAGCTCTTGATTTCAGTCAATAAATCCAGAGCTGCACGTGCTAGTGACAAGTGCCCAGTAAGAGGCTGGGGACAGCTGTCTTCTTCTAAATTGCATTACAGCATGTGAAAGATGTCActgctgtttgtgtttgttcATCTATCCCAGTTTCAGCAGGCACCCATTCTGGGCAAAGCCATAAGCACCTTTGCCCATGGTGCCAACCTTGAAGAGGATCAGAAGATGCTCAGCTCCCTCGTGCTGGTTGAGAAGTGAAGAAGGGGGACCCAAGTCCAAGTGATGACATTTAACTTAGCCTGGCTGTGTACAAATGAGTGTCCATCTACTTGGCATTGTGGTAGCTGCCTGGGAACTGCTGTTGATTCTCAGGAAAACCTGTTTCCTTCCATGTATTTTGGCTACCATTTTTCTAccagttttctgtttgtcttttctgttcCCAGAATGCTGAGTTGTCCACACTTAAATggctggaattttttttccatagaccAAGCGGAGAGGACATTTCTCTAAAAAGAATGggaaattaaaagaacaaataccCATTTTCCCATATGAATCAAGTGCAAGAATTCTCTCAAGCCAAAGCTAGTGAGCAGCCTACATTAATTCTCCGATGTGTGACCCGAAGCACTCCTCAACCACCCTTTAAGGAACTTAAAGCTAGAGTAAAGCTCAGAGCCTGCAACAACCACATTTGTGATGTTCCCACTAAAGGAAAGCAACCCCCCTGGCTGCAGCATGGCTTCATATCTCATGGGCTAGTCTAGATGCCAGGCTGTGGGTGGTTCAACCCTGCTCAGCCCTGACCGCCGCTATTCATGGCATCACTCCTCACCTTGGCAAATAGCAGCACCTGTCTGAGCCTGAGCTTTAATGAGGGCTGCTGAACATTTGCTCCTCTCCAGCTGAGTTCCTGAGGATTTGAAGGTTTGCAGCATCCTTAGGGATTGTGAAGTACCATCTCTCAGTGGTTTTAGCTCTCAGAATATGACACAAGGATAAAGATAAGGGAAGCTCAGTGGTCTGCTCCTAATAAAGTACACAAGCTTGAGAGATAGAAGtggtatatttatttttctctcaccATCTGATACACTTGGGAGAAACAGGCAAATCTGCAGGTCTTTTGGTGATGTCTCCTACCAAACAACTGAATAAGATAACATAACCCACTCATAATTCTTGTTTTGCTTACAGCTCTGGTGAATAATGCATGTAAGGGATATCTTCTTCCCACAAGGATTCATTACTCAGAGATTTTGGGAGCACTTGAGATCTATTAATTTTATGAGCTTGCTCTTTTGGAGGTTGAACAGACCCCCAGAAGATAAGGACAGAGGAAAAGATTCCTCTACAGCTACATTTTCAATTAGACCCCCAACTGGAGCCAGTCATGGAGAAGCTTGCAAAAAACTTTGAAACCTCTTTGTGCTCTACTGTAAACCCAATAGCAAGGCAGTAGCTTGGAAAGAATTGCAGAATTCTTCTTGCAGAAGAAGCATGTGAAGCCTCTAGCGGTGAATTCTCCTGGCTGTAATATGTAAGATGGGTGCAAAGTAGAAAAATAGGCAGGACAAGCAGGGAGCTGGAATCTTTGGCTCAGTGTGGAAACTGGTGGCTAATTACTAAGAGCTAATTAGTGAGAACGGTGGAAGTTGTCAGGGTTAAGTGACAACTTGTTAGGTATTGCTAGGAAGTGTGCAGAAGGTGTTGTGGGATTTGCTGCTGTCATCCAGAGAGGGAGAGGTACCCAATATCCCATGCTGTGATCAGGGAGGAGGGAACagacagtgctggagctgcagtgtTTTATTAGCAGACCTCATCAGTGCAATAAGAACTGTATCATAAAACAGTAGTCCCCTCTCATTTCCAACAGATTGGTGCAGTTTGCTTCTGTGCTGGTTCttcaagaaacgtggagatgtTGCACTTGGGGATGCGACTctatgggcatggtggggatgggttggggctGGACTTGCTGATCataggggtcttttccaatcttaatgattctgtgattctgctacATCCTTCACTTTGGCTGCTCATGCTGCTTTCCAGGACAGTGTGCTGGGCTTGCTGGAGAGCAGGCTCATCAGCAGAGGGTCCAGCAGTGCATGCCAAGGGCTTTGGCAACTGCTGCATTTAGATTGGCTGCAAGAGCATCAAGGACACCTCTGCTCAGGATAGCTCACTTAATACGACCaagctctgcaggcagagaggCAGACATGAGGGCAGCTTGCCACTGGGCCCACAGGGAAAGAGCTGAGGTCTTAAGGCATGACTGTTGAAATCACAGTATACTAtttcatgctttaaaaaaaaccctactgtGTTCCCTGGTGGGAAATTTTCCAGTGGATGCCAAACCACAAGGAATTGGGCACAGGAGAGCTCCCCTGAGTGTTATATGTGGTGCTGGCAGCTCCAGGTGCACTGTATGGATAGTTTTATAGGGACTCTGGTCTGGACATCATCGATCCAGCCAGCATTAGTATAAGTTCTCCATTCAGCATCTGGTCCTTCCACTCTTCAGGctggaaattaggaaaaatttcttctcagaaatagtggtaatgcagtggcacagctgcccagggaggtggtggggtcaccatccctggaggtgttccagaaccatggagatgtagCACTGGGGGACATGTGGGGAGGAGTTGGaattggacttggtgatcttaaaggttttttccaatcttaatgataCTATGACTGTGTTTCTACAGTTTTCCTTGCAGTGTGACCATCCCTTTTGCACAGGCTGCTGGAAGAAGGGACCTGTAGTATTTGAGCCTGGATGAAAGATCTGGGGCAGGTTGGACATCTGTGCCTTCCAGAGCTCTTTGGACAGTTTCTCCTCTTTAGAGTGATGCAGTAGTTTGAAAGCAATCAGAACCAGCTTTATGGGCATTCCTGAATAAACATTCTCCTTCTGCCCTGTTTCACTTCCACTgttaccatttttttctgaagatacATATTTTACCTACCATGCTGTGAATGCCTACACTGACATGAAAGAGGAATCCTGTAGATGAGTACCCTTCAGTGCAATTTGGAAATATATGACAAAGTTGATCACACAACAGCAAGCCTCAGTTTCCTCCCATAGTCACTCCTATAGACTCTGAATGTTGCATTCTTCTTTCTACCTTCTGGTCCTACTCTGGGAAACTCCAAAGCACTTTACAGTTTACTCTTCACTGGATCAGTGTCCTGAGTGCCAGAGATGCACTCTGCCTCAAACAAGTTTTCCCTGCCCAGAAAATGCTCTCCCAGTGTAACTATCGCCATTGATAGGGGAAGCAGCAGACTATCACCACTGATAAGAGAAGCAACAGACTGTATGCAGTGTGGagtctcttttttctctttgagaaCCTTCAGCAATTTTTTATAAATAGCTGCATTATATTTTACCTGAGAACATGCATGGATTTTACACAGCTTTCGTAGTGATAGAAGAGCTGGGCTAGGAGCTAGATAACACTGCTAAATGTCAGTGACACTGATTACAAAGGGGCACATTCCACGATGAGCACGGCTCATTCATCCTAACACACgtctgaaaagcagcagctgagtcACATCCTCTCAAGTGGGAGCTTCATCTCCACTGACTGTAAAGTGAGTAAAGAGTGACGGGCTCAGCAGTGAGAGCTGACATATAGACATCTAACACTGAGAGATGGGTCTCCCGTGCAGCCCAGCTTATGTTTCATAGGCCACCATGGGCATGGCAAGAAGGTAGATGTGTCGTGATGAGCTCTTTCTCCTCCTGGATATCTGCTGTAATGACAGAGACAC encodes the following:
- the LOC109368076 gene encoding uncharacterized protein LOC109368076 isoform X1; this encodes MTGTVLEELCTQPEFSLELKTLKHKCLQRDVLAVRASRPSKDFPHADTLSICGVPDRPYLQADPNLPTEVRRGQLWCPQCTVRAAVDHRCLDWRTYCSFPSHPSMGPGVDKVYSWSNVLGAILSSAILLLIAFHLSATAGENMKGRIKMF